The Opitutus sp. ER46 genome has a window encoding:
- a CDS encoding alpha-mannosidase: MPNLPHPFPQLIPARVAAALRRLEERLWRDPRALAVEVTEPTVEHQPLARIQHATRRPAVRGEVWGRLYDQRWARLSLPTVPASTYLQWIDEGEATLWVDGVPHYGFDVAHRRAPLPVGPAREVWIECYCCQSAFWHPDAKGLSPHGSVLTGATLLRRDDEVWAAYHDLKCLYDLALAERPDTARFSMFGFQPTLWRAPVLLRRLLRALNEAIDAFDTADVPGLRASLAAAYVELRDDQPLVRATLTGHAHLDLVWLWPERMGEAKAVHTLASVNRLMDAYPEFRFAYSQPASYEAVARRAPTLAQAIRGRIHSGQWQPTGALYVESDTLLACGEALARSFTLGQAAFAALRGAPTKLAWLPDVFGYSGCLPQIMRLSGVESFFTTKLTWSAVNRFPFSSFVWRGTDGSEVLTHVTQETGYSCAMQIDELRAGAEGHAQSDVHPEFLQPTGYGDGGGGPTEEMCERVRRFSALRGLPAPHWDHPEAFFARLAALRPQLPVYQGECYLEYHRGTYTTQAAIKSTYRALERALQAREAALVARGAGSLPEDLAAAWRRAVFAQFHDCLPGSSVPDVYAEILPELAALTGAQQTATTAVLTDAAGSDCLFNPLPVARTVLHEGRLLALPPLGGVALSAPALDAPAAVTVRDGVLGNGRVAARVDADGHLAELVVEGRPVAFAGVAGRLVTYADKPSAFDAWDIDRHTLALATPVATPATVRAEPDAIVVQRAIGQGSRIELRYALVPGESVLRLRITLDWHEAETLLKLHFPTAYAGESVRCGAPFGTILRSQLPGMPQAEAMWEMPVSRHVALTDAGEREGFFIVTESKYGVSCRSGDVGLSLVRSPVLVGYEGHRPAYPTGLSRHVVERPYTDLGAHRIDLALGVIRPELPLEEQPAALADLLFTPPVPYRGRPFAAALRGVKSDSLWPCWAKPGADGTWTLRLHELLGRRGVAELDVAPGWTVEPVNLRDVPLGPPLSEGRIAYRPNQIVSLRFRPNPPVSSGSPA, encoded by the coding sequence ATGCCCAACCTGCCGCATCCGTTCCCTCAACTCATTCCCGCCCGTGTCGCCGCGGCCCTCCGCCGCCTCGAGGAGCGTCTTTGGCGCGATCCCCGCGCGCTCGCGGTCGAGGTGACGGAGCCCACGGTCGAGCATCAGCCACTCGCCCGGATCCAGCACGCGACCCGCCGCCCGGCTGTGCGAGGTGAGGTCTGGGGTCGCCTGTACGACCAACGCTGGGCGCGTCTCTCGCTGCCTACGGTGCCGGCGTCGACCTACCTGCAGTGGATCGACGAGGGCGAGGCCACCTTGTGGGTCGATGGCGTGCCTCATTATGGCTTCGACGTTGCCCACCGGCGCGCCCCGCTGCCGGTTGGTCCCGCGCGCGAGGTGTGGATCGAGTGCTACTGCTGCCAGTCCGCCTTCTGGCATCCCGACGCCAAGGGTCTCAGCCCGCACGGCAGCGTCCTCACCGGCGCCACGCTGCTGCGACGCGACGACGAGGTGTGGGCCGCTTATCACGACCTGAAGTGCCTCTACGATCTCGCGCTCGCCGAGCGGCCCGACACCGCGCGGTTCTCCATGTTTGGTTTCCAGCCGACGCTCTGGCGCGCGCCCGTGCTCCTGCGCCGGTTGCTGCGCGCGCTCAACGAGGCGATTGATGCGTTCGACACCGCCGACGTCCCGGGCCTGCGCGCCTCGCTCGCCGCCGCCTACGTCGAGCTGCGCGACGACCAGCCTCTCGTCCGCGCCACGCTCACCGGCCACGCCCACCTCGACCTGGTCTGGCTCTGGCCCGAACGCATGGGCGAGGCCAAGGCCGTGCACACGCTCGCCTCCGTCAACCGATTGATGGACGCGTATCCGGAGTTCCGTTTCGCGTATTCCCAGCCGGCCAGCTACGAGGCGGTGGCCCGCCGCGCGCCCACGCTCGCCCAGGCCATCCGTGGCCGCATCCATTCTGGCCAGTGGCAGCCCACTGGGGCGCTCTACGTTGAGAGCGACACGCTCCTCGCCTGCGGCGAGGCGCTGGCGCGCAGTTTCACCTTGGGCCAGGCGGCGTTCGCGGCGCTCCGCGGCGCGCCGACGAAGCTTGCGTGGCTGCCCGACGTCTTCGGCTACAGCGGGTGCCTCCCGCAGATCATGCGGTTGTCCGGCGTCGAGAGTTTCTTCACCACCAAGCTCACGTGGAGCGCGGTGAACCGATTCCCATTCTCCAGCTTTGTCTGGCGCGGCACCGACGGTAGCGAGGTACTCACCCACGTCACCCAGGAGACCGGCTACTCCTGCGCGATGCAGATCGACGAACTGCGCGCCGGCGCGGAGGGCCACGCCCAGTCCGACGTCCATCCCGAGTTCCTCCAGCCCACCGGCTACGGCGACGGCGGGGGTGGCCCCACCGAGGAAATGTGTGAACGCGTCCGCCGCTTCAGCGCGCTGCGCGGGCTGCCCGCCCCGCACTGGGATCACCCCGAGGCGTTCTTCGCCCGGCTCGCCGCGCTGCGCCCGCAACTCCCGGTGTATCAGGGCGAGTGCTATCTCGAGTATCACCGCGGCACGTACACCACCCAGGCCGCCATCAAATCCACCTACCGCGCCCTCGAACGCGCGCTGCAGGCCCGCGAGGCCGCCCTCGTGGCGCGCGGCGCCGGCTCGCTGCCCGAAGATCTCGCCGCCGCCTGGCGGCGCGCGGTCTTCGCCCAGTTCCATGACTGCCTCCCCGGCAGTTCAGTCCCGGACGTGTACGCCGAGATCCTGCCGGAACTCGCCGCGCTCACCGGAGCGCAGCAGACCGCGACCACCGCCGTGCTCACCGACGCCGCCGGCTCCGACTGCCTCTTCAACCCGCTGCCGGTCGCCCGTACCGTCCTCCATGAGGGACGGCTCCTGGCCTTGCCGCCGCTCGGCGGCGTCGCGCTCTCCGCGCCCGCTTTGGACGCTCCTGCCGCCGTCACCGTCCGCGATGGCGTCCTGGGCAACGGACGCGTCGCGGCGCGGGTCGACGCCGATGGCCACCTCGCGGAACTCGTCGTGGAAGGCCGTCCCGTCGCCTTCGCCGGCGTCGCGGGCCGGCTCGTCACCTACGCCGACAAACCGTCGGCGTTCGATGCTTGGGACATTGACCGGCACACGCTCGCGCTGGCGACGCCCGTGGCGACGCCCGCGACGGTCCGCGCCGAACCCGATGCCATCGTGGTGCAGCGCGCGATTGGGCAGGGGAGCCGGATCGAACTCCGCTACGCCTTGGTGCCGGGCGAGAGTGTCCTGCGCCTGCGCATCACGCTCGACTGGCACGAGGCGGAGACGCTTCTCAAACTGCATTTCCCCACCGCCTACGCGGGGGAATCCGTGCGCTGCGGCGCGCCTTTCGGCACGATCCTGCGTTCCCAGCTGCCGGGCATGCCCCAGGCCGAGGCCATGTGGGAGATGCCGGTGAGTCGCCACGTGGCGCTGACCGACGCCGGGGAACGCGAGGGCTTCTTCATCGTCACCGAGTCGAAGTACGGCGTCAGCTGCCGGTCGGGCGACGTCGGTCTCTCCCTCGTACGCAGCCCGGTGCTCGTCGGCTACGAGGGGCACCGTCCCGCGTACCCGACCGGACTCAGCCGCCACGTCGTCGAGCGTCCCTACACCGACCTCGGCGCCCACCGCATCGACCTCGCGTTGGGCGTGATCCGGCCGGAGTTGCCCCTTGAGGAACAGCCGGCCGCGCTGGCCGATCTCCTGTTCACGCCGCCGGTGCCTTATCGGGGCCGGCCCTTTGCCGCCGCGCTCCGCGGCGTCAAAAGCGACTCGCTTTGGCCGTGCTGGGCGAAACCCGGCGCCGATGGTACGTGGACGCTGCGGCTGCACGAGCTACTCGGCCGCCGCGGGGTGGCGGAGCTCGACGTTGCCCCCGGCTGGACGGTTGAGCCGGTCAATTTGCGGGACGTGCCGCTTGGCCCGCCGCTTAGCGAAGGACGCATCGCGTACCGGCCCAACCAGATTGTCAGCTTGCGCTTCCGCCCGAATCCGCCGGTCTCCTCCGGCTCCCCGGCATGA
- a CDS encoding cellulase family glycosylhydrolase has protein sequence MTTSKPTLGALAALALLCLTPPSTQAGESQLFGINAAGGEFGDLTPTKMPGVLYTDYAYPTNADIDYYKARGFQLIRVPFRWERIQRALNVPLHDPDLAELDRVLDQADKRGLRVILDLHNYGRRYEPTTDTSYVIGSAEAPRAAYADLWQRLATHFQGRACLWAYGIMNEPHGQGEYTWKDTAQVAVDAIRSVDAAHTILIPGEFFSNAWYWNTYSADLIGIVDPANNLVFEAHQYFDDNHSGKYDQTYDGEGATATIGVERVTPFVNWCQANNVRGFIGEFGVPRTDARWNVTLQNFMTYLAANGIGGTYWAAGERWADNYTLNAHIRRADHAESAQMSVLRDHVAGPGTLYWPAYYWYRNTAAGGYCYPFNSAGSTFTADFASTADYVPGSAAKSIRLNYTIPTGGYAGIGIHTNGGAKLAPNFARGHVLRFFAKGTPGSSLQFTLGNTSGSGNWVSTNSLAPLNGTWQRYEVPLAAFVNATVTGTAPLERVKFDVYPRDGSTHEVWIDDIGVMAPDNVPPTVTVDTSSGASSFVAGTSITLVANATDADGAVGSVEFLADGQLLGVDDTAPYSLAVSFPTPGAHEIRAIAYDSLGAPTRSAAKPLTITAAYSTELSRNGNLEAGDIYWASDTAHTIVSDPVHGGALALRSVPGTNSAGRQVLTGIEAGATYRLEGWVKTDATLSGWVRIFLKWTDSADTILLQHSLAGIVPPGSDWVQRLAEEVAPAGATKLHIYLWNENRTGGYSYFDDLSVKKRL, from the coding sequence ATGACCACGTCCAAACCTACCCTCGGGGCTCTCGCGGCCCTTGCGCTCTTGTGCCTCACCCCGCCGTCGACCCAGGCGGGCGAATCCCAGCTCTTCGGCATCAATGCCGCCGGCGGCGAATTTGGCGACCTCACGCCGACGAAGATGCCCGGCGTGCTCTACACGGATTACGCGTATCCGACGAACGCGGACATCGACTACTACAAGGCCCGCGGCTTCCAGCTGATCCGGGTGCCGTTCCGCTGGGAGCGGATCCAGCGTGCGCTCAACGTCCCGTTGCACGATCCGGACCTCGCCGAGCTCGACCGCGTGCTCGACCAGGCCGACAAGCGCGGGCTGCGCGTCATCCTCGATCTGCACAACTACGGCCGCCGCTATGAGCCCACGACGGACACGAGCTACGTCATCGGCTCGGCCGAAGCGCCCCGCGCCGCCTACGCCGACCTCTGGCAGCGCCTGGCCACGCACTTCCAGGGCCGCGCCTGCCTGTGGGCCTACGGCATCATGAACGAGCCGCACGGCCAGGGGGAGTACACCTGGAAGGATACCGCCCAGGTCGCAGTGGACGCCATCCGTAGCGTCGATGCGGCCCATACGATCCTCATCCCCGGCGAGTTCTTCAGCAATGCGTGGTACTGGAACACCTACAGCGCCGACCTGATCGGGATCGTCGATCCCGCCAACAACCTCGTCTTCGAAGCTCACCAGTACTTCGACGACAACCACTCCGGCAAATATGACCAGACCTACGACGGCGAGGGCGCCACCGCCACGATCGGGGTGGAGCGGGTGACGCCGTTTGTGAACTGGTGTCAGGCCAACAACGTCCGCGGCTTCATCGGAGAGTTTGGGGTGCCGCGGACCGATGCGCGCTGGAACGTCACCCTGCAGAACTTCATGACCTACCTGGCGGCCAACGGCATCGGTGGCACCTACTGGGCCGCCGGCGAGCGCTGGGCCGACAACTACACGCTCAACGCCCATATCCGCCGCGCCGACCATGCGGAATCTGCGCAGATGAGCGTGCTGCGGGACCATGTCGCCGGCCCGGGCACGTTGTATTGGCCGGCCTATTACTGGTATCGGAACACGGCGGCTGGCGGGTACTGCTACCCGTTCAACTCCGCCGGCTCGACCTTCACCGCCGACTTCGCTTCCACCGCCGACTACGTTCCGGGCTCCGCGGCCAAGTCGATTCGCCTCAACTACACGATCCCGACCGGCGGCTACGCGGGCATCGGCATCCACACGAACGGCGGCGCCAAGCTCGCGCCGAACTTTGCCCGGGGCCACGTCCTGCGCTTCTTCGCCAAGGGCACGCCCGGCTCGAGCCTCCAGTTCACCCTCGGCAATACCAGCGGCAGCGGAAACTGGGTGAGCACCAACAGCCTCGCGCCGCTCAACGGCACCTGGCAACGCTACGAGGTCCCGCTCGCCGCGTTCGTCAACGCCACCGTGACCGGCACCGCGCCGCTGGAGCGGGTCAAGTTCGACGTTTATCCACGCGACGGCTCCACCCACGAGGTTTGGATCGATGACATCGGCGTCATGGCGCCCGACAACGTCCCGCCGACCGTGACGGTCGATACCAGCTCGGGCGCGAGTTCGTTCGTGGCGGGCACCTCTATCACGTTGGTCGCGAACGCCACCGACGCCGACGGCGCGGTGGGCAGCGTCGAGTTCCTCGCGGATGGCCAGCTCCTCGGTGTCGACGACACCGCACCGTATTCGCTCGCGGTCAGCTTTCCGACGCCGGGAGCACACGAGATCCGCGCGATCGCCTACGATTCGCTCGGCGCGCCCACCCGTTCCGCCGCCAAGCCGCTGACCATCACGGCCGCCTATTCGACGGAGCTCTCGCGCAACGGGAATCTGGAAGCCGGCGACATCTACTGGGCCAGCGACACCGCCCATACGATCGTTTCGGATCCGGTCCACGGCGGGGCCCTGGCCCTGCGTTCGGTGCCCGGCACCAACAGCGCCGGGCGCCAGGTGCTCACGGGAATCGAAGCCGGCGCGACTTATCGGCTCGAGGGCTGGGTCAAGACCGACGCGACGCTTTCGGGCTGGGTGCGGATCTTCCTGAAATGGACCGACTCCGCCGACACCATCCTCCTGCAGCACTCGCTGGCCGGCATCGTTCCGCCGGGCAGCGACTGGGTGCAGCGGCTCGCCGAAGAGGTGGCCCCGGCGGGCGCTACCAAGCTCCACATCTATCTCTGGAACGAGAACCGCACCGGCGGGTACTCGTACTTCGATGACCTCAGCGTGAAGAAACGACTCTAG
- a CDS encoding cellulase family glycosylhydrolase, translating to MSFLPPPGPFRLLGLAALLVGAALPGRAGMPPAPELPAPPVEAPRRSAWPEQLHVAGPQLLTASGRPAWLQGIHVVSLEWTPRGENVLRATQVALDDWKANVIRLSVRDDYWDGRAKGQTDGGAAYRALVDAVITLAANRGAYTVIDLHLYRAVREEHVVFWEKVARLYGNHPAVLFDLLNEPHSISWDVWRNGGEVTERTKPADEDAFLSAADRAKAVRSFRSPGMQAVVNAIRATGARNVIIAGGLDWAYDLSGVVQGYALEDKTGHGIMYSTHIYPWKSDWQGKVLVAAAKFPIFVGEVGCDVKRMPFIPPERHEDPYTWAPDVLGLIQKHHLHWTAFSFHPVATPVLISDWNFTPTPFWGEFAKAALQGRHFELKRLR from the coding sequence ATGTCCTTCCTCCCGCCCCCCGGTCCGTTCCGTCTGCTGGGGCTCGCCGCCCTCCTCGTCGGCGCGGCGCTCCCCGGCCGGGCGGGCATGCCGCCCGCGCCCGAGTTGCCCGCGCCTCCCGTCGAGGCGCCCCGCCGTTCCGCGTGGCCCGAGCAGCTGCACGTCGCCGGGCCCCAGTTGCTCACCGCCTCCGGCCGGCCGGCGTGGCTGCAGGGAATTCATGTCGTCAGCCTGGAATGGACGCCGCGCGGCGAGAACGTCCTGCGCGCGACCCAGGTGGCCCTCGACGATTGGAAGGCCAACGTCATCCGGCTGTCGGTGCGCGACGACTACTGGGACGGTCGCGCCAAGGGCCAGACTGACGGCGGCGCCGCCTACCGCGCGTTGGTCGATGCGGTCATCACCCTGGCGGCCAATCGCGGCGCTTACACCGTCATCGATCTCCACCTCTACCGCGCGGTGCGCGAGGAGCACGTCGTCTTCTGGGAAAAAGTGGCCCGGCTCTACGGCAATCACCCCGCGGTGCTCTTCGACCTGCTCAACGAGCCGCACTCCATCTCCTGGGACGTCTGGCGCAACGGCGGCGAAGTGACCGAGCGGACCAAGCCCGCCGATGAGGACGCGTTTCTCTCCGCCGCTGACCGCGCCAAGGCCGTCCGCTCCTTCCGCTCGCCGGGCATGCAGGCCGTCGTCAACGCCATCCGCGCCACCGGCGCGCGCAACGTGATCATCGCCGGCGGCCTCGACTGGGCCTACGACCTCAGCGGCGTCGTCCAGGGCTATGCCCTCGAGGACAAGACCGGCCACGGGATCATGTACTCGACGCACATCTACCCGTGGAAATCCGACTGGCAGGGCAAGGTGCTCGTGGCCGCGGCGAAGTTTCCGATCTTCGTGGGCGAGGTCGGCTGCGACGTGAAGCGCATGCCCTTCATTCCGCCCGAGCGCCACGAGGACCCCTACACCTGGGCGCCCGACGTTCTCGGGCTCATCCAGAAACACCACCTCCACTGGACCGCCTTCTCGTTCCACCCCGTCGCCACCCCCGTCCTGATCTCCGACTGGAACTTCACGCCCACGCCTTTCTGGGGTGAGTTCGCCAAGGCCGCCCTGCAGGGCCGCCACTTTGAGCTTAAGCGTCTGCGCTAA
- a CDS encoding TonB-dependent receptor plug domain-containing protein, whose amino-acid sequence MTVFLPRFLSGRRALRAVLPALALPLGLLAQASPPAPVADAADENVVRLEEFTVSTSSDRGYLAGSALSATKTNTALRDLPVNMSVITEDFLRDLSAVNATDVLEYSPSLIVQHGGATLDAQIGGINSWQSQIQIRGTGTYFNLRNGFRAYEPPSSAATQRIEIIKGPASVLYGITKPGGVVNFLTKKPVFGKNEVSGSFTVGSYHRTRTTLDVNAGQLLNNQLGIRLIGSYTDTEAFSDFTQSWERAFNPSISYRPFKNTQVTAEFEITDRESPAPFNLPVFSAPGYPRSQVPFYVRPTGPDDPVAKITALVGLPAYTESASFVGEVQKVYNRARKAAFTVTQRLTDDLSLNAQFERQRRHHGVVGFGSTLQGAPQLRLVRVYVDSDNANEIDSYAVTLSYHKALKLPWVGETTHKLVAGVQRQEENYENPVSREYVAGTNTQVNHFISLSDPAGIARGPGAFVGEVRRSGFAHEDSDFDLGFVSYQGAFLADRLLLTGGVTRTLFQQARWSQSTTAAGPGAISGVTTDAQANSPLLGVMVRPAPWAGFFAQTSKSLNPNTGLRDGFGRPFAPERGDGDEVGVKLDPWAGRLTATISAFRIKELGRIVNDPNAPREDSFYLDANGNHQPISGPNDPRYNPDLPGQNKGANVAVGEAMNKGFEIEAVYTHNNAWQTMVGYSYLDAYAVRDTNNNTANYNGRPLSGSVKHQASLITKYRFTQGMLKGFDVVAGLRYRGRLFRGSFNTDGTDVLAPGKVIQNLYARDDITGDLKVGYETKLWGRQTTFAVNAYNVLGLERWRGFRPTELGKMGPDPYYYTMPATFSFTVGFKL is encoded by the coding sequence ATGACCGTCTTCCTTCCCCGTTTCCTATCCGGCCGGCGCGCGCTGCGCGCTGTGCTGCCCGCCTTGGCGCTGCCCCTCGGCCTGCTGGCCCAGGCCTCGCCGCCGGCGCCCGTGGCCGACGCCGCCGACGAGAACGTCGTCCGGCTCGAGGAGTTCACCGTCAGCACCTCGAGCGATCGCGGCTATCTCGCGGGCAGCGCGCTCTCCGCCACGAAGACCAACACCGCGCTGCGTGACCTGCCGGTCAACATGTCGGTGATCACCGAGGACTTCCTGCGCGACCTGAGCGCGGTCAATGCGACCGACGTCCTCGAGTACTCGCCGTCACTCATCGTCCAGCATGGCGGGGCCACGCTCGATGCCCAGATCGGCGGCATCAACTCCTGGCAGTCGCAGATCCAGATCCGCGGCACGGGCACGTACTTCAATCTCCGCAACGGCTTCCGCGCCTACGAGCCGCCCTCCTCCGCGGCCACCCAGCGCATCGAGATCATCAAGGGTCCCGCCTCCGTGCTGTACGGCATCACCAAGCCCGGCGGCGTGGTGAACTTCCTCACCAAGAAGCCCGTCTTCGGCAAGAACGAGGTCAGCGGCTCCTTCACGGTCGGCTCCTATCACCGCACCCGCACCACCCTCGACGTCAACGCGGGCCAGCTGCTCAACAACCAGCTCGGGATCCGGCTCATCGGCAGCTACACCGACACCGAGGCGTTCTCCGATTTCACCCAGAGCTGGGAGCGCGCATTCAACCCCTCGATCTCATATCGGCCGTTCAAGAACACCCAGGTCACCGCCGAGTTCGAGATCACCGATCGCGAATCGCCCGCCCCGTTCAACCTGCCGGTGTTCTCCGCCCCGGGCTATCCGCGGTCGCAGGTGCCGTTCTACGTTCGCCCCACCGGCCCCGATGACCCGGTCGCCAAGATCACCGCCTTGGTCGGCCTCCCCGCCTACACCGAGAGCGCCAGCTTCGTGGGCGAGGTGCAGAAGGTCTACAACCGCGCCCGCAAGGCCGCGTTCACCGTCACGCAGCGCCTCACCGACGACCTCTCCCTCAACGCCCAGTTCGAGCGCCAGCGCCGCCACCATGGCGTCGTCGGCTTCGGCTCCACACTCCAGGGCGCGCCGCAGCTCCGGCTGGTCCGCGTCTACGTCGACTCCGACAACGCCAACGAGATCGACAGCTACGCCGTCACGCTGTCCTACCACAAGGCCCTGAAGTTGCCGTGGGTCGGCGAGACCACCCACAAGCTCGTCGCGGGCGTCCAGCGCCAGGAGGAAAACTACGAGAACCCCGTCTCCCGCGAATACGTCGCCGGCACCAACACCCAGGTGAACCACTTCATTTCCCTCAGCGACCCCGCCGGCATCGCCCGCGGGCCCGGCGCGTTCGTCGGCGAGGTGCGCCGCTCCGGCTTCGCCCATGAGGACAGCGACTTCGACCTCGGCTTCGTTTCCTATCAGGGCGCCTTCCTCGCGGATCGCCTCCTGCTCACCGGCGGCGTCACCCGCACGCTCTTCCAGCAGGCGCGTTGGTCCCAGTCGACCACGGCCGCCGGCCCGGGCGCGATCAGCGGCGTCACGACCGATGCCCAAGCCAACAGCCCGCTCCTGGGCGTGATGGTTCGCCCCGCCCCGTGGGCCGGCTTCTTTGCCCAGACTTCCAAGTCGCTCAACCCGAACACCGGCCTTCGGGACGGCTTCGGCCGTCCGTTTGCCCCCGAGCGGGGCGATGGCGACGAGGTGGGCGTGAAGCTCGACCCGTGGGCCGGCCGGCTGACCGCCACGATCTCCGCCTTCCGCATCAAGGAGCTCGGCCGCATCGTGAACGACCCGAACGCCCCCCGTGAGGACTCCTTCTACCTCGACGCGAACGGCAACCATCAGCCGATCAGCGGTCCGAACGATCCGCGCTACAACCCCGACCTGCCCGGCCAGAACAAGGGCGCCAACGTCGCGGTCGGCGAGGCCATGAACAAGGGCTTCGAAATCGAGGCGGTCTACACGCACAACAATGCGTGGCAGACGATGGTCGGCTATTCGTACCTCGATGCCTACGCCGTGCGGGACACTAACAACAACACGGCCAACTACAACGGCCGCCCGCTCTCCGGGTCCGTGAAGCACCAGGCGTCCTTGATCACCAAATACCGTTTCACCCAGGGCATGCTGAAGGGCTTCGATGTCGTGGCGGGCCTGCGCTACCGCGGCCGGCTGTTCCGCGGCTCGTTCAACACCGACGGCACCGACGTGCTCGCCCCGGGCAAGGTCATCCAGAACCTCTACGCCCGCGACGACATCACCGGTGACCTCAAGGTCGGCTACGAGACCAAGCTCTGGGGCCGGCAGACGACCTTCGCCGTCAACGCGTACAACGTGCTCGGCCTCGAGCGCTGGCGCGGCTTCCGGCCCACGGAGCTGGGCAAGATGGGCCCGGATCCGTACTACTATACGATGCCCGCCACCTTCAGTTTCACCGTCGGTTTCAAGCTGTAA
- a CDS encoding LacI family DNA-binding transcriptional regulator, giving the protein MPTPVTLQQLADRLKLSRAAVSFALRNQPGVSDAVRQRVQALAKTLGYRMNPLVAAHMAHIRSGRTPRYRATVAFVLFWRPDRSDKLHQLYRSGMETRAQELGYRIEEFVVGPELSVARLAAILRSRGINGAVIGPLLAPGAFAEFAWEKFATVTIGYSLREPETHRASFDHFGGMGKLLEELARRGYRRPGLVLPTDDDERVMHLSVARFLAWQHLESTARPVPPLLAPTLTPETIVRWARRHRPDVVISPRHAVRTALEQGGYSIPDEIGFATNCWLPSHPACSGIDQNPRALGAAAVELLVTQLQRNELGIPVDPQLTLLQGRWIEGATVRPTTGAARPRG; this is encoded by the coding sequence GTGCCCACGCCCGTCACCCTGCAGCAGCTGGCCGACCGGTTGAAACTCTCCCGCGCGGCGGTGTCGTTTGCGCTGCGCAACCAGCCCGGCGTGTCCGACGCGGTGCGCCAGCGGGTGCAGGCGCTGGCGAAGACGCTCGGGTACCGGATGAACCCGCTGGTGGCGGCGCACATGGCGCACATCCGCTCGGGCCGCACGCCGCGATACCGGGCGACCGTGGCCTTCGTGCTGTTCTGGCGGCCCGATCGCAGTGACAAGCTGCACCAGCTGTATCGCAGCGGGATGGAGACGCGGGCGCAGGAGCTGGGCTACCGGATCGAGGAGTTTGTCGTTGGCCCCGAGCTGAGCGTCGCCCGGCTGGCCGCGATCCTGCGCAGCCGCGGGATCAACGGTGCGGTAATCGGGCCGCTGCTCGCACCCGGCGCCTTCGCCGAGTTCGCGTGGGAGAAATTTGCGACGGTCACCATCGGCTATTCGCTGCGCGAGCCGGAGACCCACCGGGCGAGTTTCGACCACTTCGGCGGGATGGGAAAGCTACTCGAGGAACTCGCCCGGCGCGGCTACCGCCGGCCCGGGCTGGTGCTGCCGACCGACGACGATGAGCGCGTGATGCACCTGAGCGTGGCCCGGTTTCTCGCGTGGCAGCATCTCGAAAGCACGGCGCGGCCCGTGCCCCCGCTGCTGGCGCCGACACTCACGCCGGAAACGATCGTACGGTGGGCGCGGCGGCACCGGCCGGACGTGGTGATCAGCCCGCGGCACGCGGTGCGCACCGCGCTCGAGCAGGGCGGCTACTCGATTCCCGACGAGATCGGCTTTGCCACGAACTGCTGGCTGCCCTCCCACCCCGCGTGCTCCGGCATCGACCAGAACCCGCGGGCGCTTGGCGCCGCGGCGGTCGAGCTGCTCGTCACGCAATTGCAGCGCAACGAGCTCGGGATCCCGGTCGACCCGCAGCTTACCTTGCTGCAGGGACGCTGGATTGAAGGTGCGACAGTTCGCCCCACAACTGGTGCAGCGCGGCCGCGCGGGTGA